From Chryseobacterium gallinarum, one genomic window encodes:
- a CDS encoding DUF2007 domain-containing protein, with protein MERSTRVSVYESDNPSEIQLVKSKLDDAQITNTVENNYLTFTTTPTATSLKLMVDLEDEKKAFEIIDAYLQQSENQ; from the coding sequence ATGGAAAGAAGCACGAGAGTATCGGTTTATGAAAGTGATAACCCTTCAGAAATTCAGTTGGTTAAATCTAAATTGGATGATGCACAAATTACAAACACCGTTGAAAATAATTATCTTACCTTCACCACTACGCCCACGGCAACATCGCTGAAACTAATGGTGGATCTGGAAGATGAGAAAAAAGCATTTGAAATTATTGATGCTTACCTTCAACAAAGTGAAAATCAATAA
- the lat gene encoding L-lysine 6-transaminase, whose protein sequence is MEQTIDIKANKVKETVGKHVLADGFDFVMDIEKSHGSWLYDKLTDREYLDMFSMFASASVGYNHPYLVEKSDWLGKMAVNKPTLADVYSEEYAHFLEVFERVVIPEELQYAFFIEGGTLGVENAMKACFDWKTRKNFAKGLDTEAGICIHFKQAFHGRSGYTLSLTNTSDPRKYQYFPMFNWPRIINPKLKFPITEENLEETIKNENLALLQIEEAILMNPDKVACIIIEPIQAEGGDNHFRDEFLSGLRKICDDNEILLIFDEVQTGIAITGKMWAFQHFTAKPDIISFGKKAQVCGVLANKEKFDEVPNNVFRESSRINSTFGGNFIDMLRFQLVMEVIEKENLVENARVVGDYLLENLKAMADKYPDKISNARGRGLMCAIDLPSAAQRNQLMKELFNDGLIILPCGDQSLRFRPHLNVTKEEIQLALDKIENNINKI, encoded by the coding sequence ATGGAACAAACAATTGATATAAAAGCTAATAAAGTAAAAGAAACCGTAGGAAAACATGTTTTGGCAGACGGCTTTGATTTTGTGATGGACATTGAAAAATCTCACGGATCATGGCTTTATGACAAACTTACAGACAGAGAATACCTGGACATGTTTTCCATGTTTGCCTCTGCTTCTGTAGGATATAATCACCCTTATCTTGTAGAAAAGTCGGACTGGCTGGGTAAAATGGCTGTTAATAAACCTACTCTGGCAGATGTATATTCAGAAGAATATGCCCACTTTCTGGAAGTGTTTGAAAGAGTGGTAATTCCCGAAGAACTGCAGTATGCTTTCTTCATTGAAGGCGGAACCTTGGGAGTAGAAAATGCTATGAAAGCATGCTTCGACTGGAAGACGCGTAAAAACTTTGCGAAAGGACTTGATACGGAAGCCGGAATCTGTATTCACTTCAAACAGGCTTTTCATGGAAGAAGCGGCTATACTTTGAGCCTAACCAATACTTCTGATCCAAGAAAATACCAATACTTCCCGATGTTTAACTGGCCGAGAATCATCAATCCAAAGTTGAAATTCCCGATCACAGAAGAAAACCTTGAAGAAACCATCAAAAATGAAAACCTTGCTTTACTGCAGATTGAGGAAGCTATCCTGATGAATCCTGATAAAGTGGCTTGTATCATCATTGAACCTATCCAGGCAGAAGGTGGTGACAATCATTTCAGAGACGAATTCTTATCAGGATTGAGAAAAATCTGTGATGACAATGAAATCTTACTGATTTTTGACGAAGTTCAGACAGGTATTGCCATTACAGGTAAAATGTGGGCTTTCCAGCATTTCACAGCTAAACCGGACATTATATCTTTCGGTAAAAAAGCACAGGTATGTGGAGTATTGGCCAATAAAGAAAAGTTTGATGAAGTTCCGAACAATGTTTTCAGGGAAAGCTCAAGGATTAATTCCACTTTCGGAGGTAACTTTATTGATATGCTTCGTTTCCAGCTGGTAATGGAGGTGATCGAAAAAGAAAACCTTGTAGAAAATGCAAGAGTGGTAGGAGATTATTTACTGGAAAACCTCAAAGCTATGGCAGATAAGTATCCTGACAAAATTTCCAATGCAAGAGGGAGAGGATTGATGTGCGCCATTGACCTTCCGTCTGCTGCACAAAGGAATCAGCTGATGAAAGAACTTTTCAATGATGGTTTGATTATTCTTCCTTGTGGTGATCAGTCTTTACGTTTCAGACCTCATCTGAATGTAACCAAAGAAGAAATTCAACTGGCATTAGACAAAATCGAAAATAATATTAATAAAATTTAA
- the amaB gene encoding L-piperidine-6-carboxylate dehydrogenase produces MSKKVKDFGIEKTLKNLGIKEENKGTSVGGKYFASGKVIESISPVDGKLIAKVKTSGESDYDKVIETAQKAFQEFRLIPAPKRGEIVRQLGLKLREYKEDLGKLVSYEMGKSLQEGLGEVQEMIDICDFAVGLSRQLQGYTMHSERPGHRMYEQYHPLGVVGIITAFNFPVAVWSWNTALAWICGNVTIWKPSEKTPLCAVACQNIMTEVLRENNLPEGISSVLVADHEIGQKLVDDKRVALVSFTGSTRVGRMVSSKVAERFGKSILELGGNNAIIITKEADLDMAIIGAVFGAVGTAGQRCTSTRRLIIHESVYNEVKTRLVKAYGQLKIGNPLDERNHVGPLIDTDAVNQYEEAIRKCKKEGGKFVVEGGVLSGKEYESGCYVKPCVAEVKNSYEIVQHETFAPILYLIKYKTLEEAIAIQNDVPQGLSSAIMTQNLREAELFLSHAGSDCGIANVNIGTSGAEIGGAFGGEKETGGGRESGSDAWKYYMRRQTNTINYTAQLPLAQGIKFDL; encoded by the coding sequence ATGTCAAAAAAAGTAAAGGATTTCGGAATCGAAAAAACGCTAAAAAACTTAGGTATTAAAGAAGAAAACAAAGGTACTTCAGTAGGCGGTAAATATTTCGCTTCGGGAAAGGTGATAGAAAGCATCTCTCCTGTAGACGGAAAGCTGATCGCTAAAGTAAAAACTTCCGGAGAAAGTGATTATGACAAAGTAATTGAAACAGCTCAAAAGGCTTTTCAGGAATTCAGGCTGATCCCCGCACCCAAAAGAGGAGAAATAGTAAGACAGCTGGGGTTAAAATTAAGAGAATATAAAGAAGATCTTGGAAAACTTGTTTCCTATGAAATGGGTAAATCATTGCAGGAGGGACTTGGAGAAGTTCAGGAAATGATTGATATCTGTGATTTTGCAGTAGGTCTTTCCAGACAGCTTCAGGGATATACGATGCATTCAGAAAGACCTGGTCACAGAATGTATGAACAATATCATCCGTTGGGAGTGGTTGGGATCATTACTGCATTCAATTTTCCGGTAGCTGTTTGGTCATGGAATACGGCCCTGGCATGGATCTGTGGTAATGTTACCATCTGGAAACCATCAGAAAAAACTCCGCTCTGTGCTGTTGCATGTCAGAATATCATGACTGAGGTTTTAAGGGAAAACAACCTTCCGGAAGGAATTTCAAGTGTATTGGTAGCAGACCACGAGATCGGACAAAAGCTGGTGGATGATAAAAGAGTAGCTTTAGTATCTTTCACCGGGTCTACAAGAGTGGGAAGAATGGTATCTTCCAAAGTAGCGGAAAGATTCGGAAAATCTATTCTTGAACTGGGCGGAAATAACGCCATCATCATTACGAAAGAGGCAGATCTTGATATGGCTATTATCGGGGCCGTTTTCGGAGCTGTGGGAACAGCCGGTCAAAGATGTACTTCAACCAGAAGGCTGATTATCCATGAAAGCGTTTATAATGAAGTAAAAACAAGACTGGTTAAGGCATACGGGCAGCTGAAAATCGGAAATCCACTGGATGAAAGGAATCATGTTGGGCCATTGATCGATACGGATGCTGTCAATCAATACGAAGAAGCCATCAGAAAATGTAAGAAAGAAGGTGGAAAATTCGTTGTTGAAGGCGGAGTTTTATCAGGAAAAGAATACGAATCAGGATGCTATGTGAAGCCTTGTGTAGCAGAAGTGAAAAACTCATATGAAATTGTTCAGCACGAAACTTTTGCTCCTATTTTATACCTGATTAAATACAAAACGCTGGAAGAGGCAATCGCAATCCAGAATGATGTTCCGCAAGGTTTATCTTCTGCAATCATGACACAAAATCTCAGAGAAGCAGAATTATTCCTTTCCCATGCAGGTTCAGACTGTGGTATTGCCAATGTAAATATCGGGACTTCCGGGGCAGAAATTGGAGGTGCTTTTGGTGGAGAGAAAGAAACCGGAGGAGGAAGAGAGTCCGGATCCGATGCCTGGAAATACTATATGAGAAGACAAACAAATACTATAAATTATACCGCTCAACTTCCTTTAGCACAAGGGATTAAATTCGACTTGTAA
- a CDS encoding histidine kinase, whose protein sequence is MENSQENNSKFKKWFKRVGWAGLAFFTIKGLVWLVIFYFGADTLQSCIQ, encoded by the coding sequence ATGGAAAATTCACAAGAAAATAACTCAAAGTTTAAAAAATGGTTCAAGCGTGTGGGATGGGCCGGATTGGCTTTCTTTACCATCAAAGGCTTGGTTTGGCTCGTTATATTCTACTTTGGGGCTGATACGCTTCAGAGTTGTATTCAATAA
- a CDS encoding sigma-70 family RNA polymerase sigma factor, whose protein sequence is MKAEEKYTDKQLIDKILNKETAMFELIIRRNNPYLYRIGRMYRFSHEDTQDLMQETYMEAFMHLHQFENRSSFRTWISKIMLHQCYRKTQKWSSKHIQTPENGDHVFENLYNTETSAQVMNRELNSVIEKSLLSIPEDYRVAFTLREINGLSVQETAEALGISESNVKVRVSRAKAFLRKEIEKYYIREEIFEFNLVYCDEIVNRVMQKLREI, encoded by the coding sequence ATGAAGGCTGAGGAGAAATACACAGACAAGCAACTGATTGATAAGATTCTGAATAAAGAAACTGCTATGTTTGAACTGATCATCAGGAGAAATAATCCTTATCTGTACCGCATCGGAAGGATGTACCGTTTCAGTCATGAAGACACGCAGGACCTGATGCAGGAAACCTACATGGAAGCATTCATGCATCTTCATCAGTTTGAGAACCGGTCTTCCTTCCGGACGTGGATATCTAAAATAATGCTCCATCAATGCTATCGCAAAACACAAAAATGGTCTTCGAAGCATATTCAAACCCCTGAAAATGGAGATCATGTCTTTGAAAACCTCTATAACACTGAAACGTCAGCCCAGGTGATGAACAGAGAATTGAATTCAGTAATTGAAAAGAGCCTGCTCAGCATTCCTGAAGATTATAGAGTAGCTTTTACCTTAAGAGAAATTAATGGTTTAAGTGTTCAGGAAACTGCGGAAGCTTTAGGAATCAGTGAAAGTAATGTAAAAGTCCGCGTCAGCAGGGCTAAAGCTTTTCTGAGAAAAGAAATAGAAAAATATTATATCAGGGAGGAAATTTTTGAATTTAACCTGGTGTATTGTGATGAGATCGTCAACAGGGTTATGCAAAAATTAAGAGAGATATAA
- a CDS encoding DoxX family membrane protein, giving the protein METIQQKQIVQQVYTTLRIVFVIVPIVAGLDKFTNILCQWTQYINPSVLNFLPFSGETFMMVVGVIEIIAGILVLLSPRIGGLIVSVWLTLIALTLLAWWNFLDVAVRDLVMAITAFSMTRLASIFDRK; this is encoded by the coding sequence ATGGAAACAATTCAGCAAAAACAGATTGTTCAACAGGTGTATACTACCTTAAGAATTGTCTTTGTGATCGTACCCATTGTGGCAGGATTGGATAAATTTACCAATATCCTTTGCCAATGGACACAGTATATTAATCCCTCAGTTCTTAATTTCCTGCCATTCTCAGGTGAAACTTTCATGATGGTTGTAGGAGTTATCGAAATCATTGCAGGGATTTTAGTATTATTAAGTCCCAGAATAGGGGGCTTAATCGTTTCGGTTTGGTTAACTTTAATTGCATTGACATTATTAGCCTGGTGGAACTTTTTGGACGTTGCTGTCAGGGATCTGGTAATGGCCATAACAGCTTTTTCAATGACAAGACTGGCTTCAATTTTTGACCGTAAATAA
- a CDS encoding SPFH domain-containing protein, translating into MEKTLKPISGYLTLVICLILFAVSVYFFVAGVDQSVVYVIIAILCFLLSCFFLKGLMIIQPNHSRVLNFFGKYVGTVKDNGLFFINPLYSSQRISLRSENLQGQTLKVNDKMGNPIEIAVVIVWKVGDTYKAAFDVERYSDFVKMQSEAAVRHLAMSFPYDNLEDDHAPITLREGGDKINSILEQELTDRLSKAGIIIQEARISHLAYASEIAGAMLQRQQATAIVAARTKIVEGAVGMVDLALKKLSEDNIVELDDERKAAMVSNLMVVLCGEKAATPILNAGTLYN; encoded by the coding sequence ATGGAAAAAACATTAAAACCTATTTCAGGTTATCTCACATTAGTCATTTGCCTCATCTTATTTGCAGTCTCCGTTTACTTTTTTGTTGCAGGAGTAGATCAAAGCGTAGTGTATGTTATTATTGCTATCTTATGCTTTCTTCTTTCATGCTTTTTTTTAAAAGGATTAATGATTATCCAGCCTAATCATTCAAGGGTGTTGAACTTCTTCGGAAAGTATGTGGGAACAGTAAAAGATAATGGATTGTTTTTTATTAATCCTTTGTATTCTTCCCAGAGAATAAGCCTTCGTTCAGAAAACCTTCAGGGGCAGACGCTGAAGGTCAATGATAAGATGGGAAATCCCATTGAAATTGCAGTAGTGATTGTATGGAAAGTAGGAGATACTTATAAGGCTGCTTTTGATGTTGAACGCTATTCAGACTTTGTAAAAATGCAAAGTGAAGCTGCTGTACGTCATTTGGCGATGAGTTTTCCTTATGATAATCTGGAAGATGACCATGCACCCATTACATTGAGAGAAGGGGGAGACAAAATAAATTCCATTTTAGAACAGGAACTTACGGATCGTCTTTCAAAAGCAGGAATTATAATTCAGGAGGCCAGGATTTCACATTTAGCCTATGCATCCGAAATTGCAGGGGCAATGCTTCAGAGACAGCAGGCTACTGCTATTGTGGCTGCGAGAACAAAAATCGTGGAGGGAGCCGTAGGGATGGTAGACCTTGCCTTAAAAAAGCTGTCTGAAGATAATATCGTAGAACTTGATGATGAAAGAAAAGCAGCAATGGTAAGTAATTTAATGGTGGTTCTATGCGGTGAAAAAGCAGCAACACCAATATTGAATGCGGGTACCTTATATAATTAG
- the ccsA gene encoding cytochrome c biogenesis protein CcsA: MKKLQDILISTRTMAVLLLVYAFAMAYATFLENDYGTPTAKALIYEAKWFELIMVLLILNFIGNIGRYRLWKKEKWPVLVFHLAFVFIFIGGAITRYISFEGTMHIREGETSNEIVTDKNFFKIQIEEKGDVLNYQDVPYLMSPLHKDFKATYDFHGKEIKVFAKEYIQRKKDSLLAEPNGTEYLHLVSTGNTGRQNIYIKPGETKSINGTLVTFNRAIDGAVEFKNEGGKLFIKTPVDASYMTMATQATGNTKKDEFQPLALRSLYTINELKLVVPEGLKKGKLMAIEGDRKKDVNVPDMLQIEIQGPKTKQIVDLSVEKGNPNAYKQVTMDGLNIMVGFGPKIYNTPFALKLDDFVMETYPGSSSPSAYESHVKIIDEGKETPYKIYMNHVLNHKGYRFFQSSFDPDRMGTVLSVNHDYWGTLISYIGYGMLFLGMFVIFFWKGTHFWKLNKMLADANKKKAKAVTIVLLFLSIGLQAQKIETHGTTDGSREHIHVEGDGHTHAPAPEAQSSQNTTPKQNSLAAPLSKMRSISPDEIIARNKISKEHADKFGYLLVQSFEGRIVPINTEALDVLRKLYKKDKFKGTDGKYLTANQWFLSVNTDTPSWTMVPMIKVGPKGGDELKNKTKANDDGYTSLMNLFPADANGNLTYILEHDYNTAFRKKPAEQTNYDKEVIAVNERVQIFNEFFSGQFMRIVPVKNDANHTWHSWLDQKFEPDMESQQVMGPYFAEVLAAQKTGDWSKADAELIKLSDYQQKWGKAVVPAKSKVDLEVFMNKADINFKLLIFYTLVGGLLLILGFVELFRPSKILNKIIKTIIAIGLIGYTCHFLGLVARWYISGHAPWSNGYEAIIFISWVGITAGLILYRNSNALIPASGFMVAVIMMGFAHGGSALDPQITPLVPVLKSYWLIVHVAIITSSYGFFALSMIIAVISLVFYIISNKETYKIHHDTTLKELVIVSEMSLTIGLFALTVGNFLGGIWANESWGRYWSWDPKETWAFISIMVYAFVLHMRLVPGLRSRWAFHVATMFAFCSMVMTYFGVNYYLSGLHSYAAGDPVPVPAWVYIGISTMILLAALSYFKFKNLTKK; the protein is encoded by the coding sequence ATGAAGAAGCTCCAAGATATTCTTATCTCAACCAGGACAATGGCTGTATTGTTGCTGGTGTACGCATTTGCGATGGCTTATGCAACGTTCTTAGAAAACGACTACGGAACTCCTACAGCAAAAGCATTAATTTATGAGGCAAAATGGTTCGAACTGATCATGGTCCTGCTCATTCTCAACTTCATAGGAAATATCGGAAGATACAGACTCTGGAAAAAGGAAAAATGGCCGGTTCTGGTTTTTCACCTTGCCTTTGTTTTCATTTTTATTGGAGGTGCTATTACCAGATACATCAGTTTTGAAGGTACCATGCACATCAGAGAAGGAGAAACTTCCAACGAAATCGTAACAGATAAAAATTTTTTTAAGATCCAGATTGAAGAAAAAGGAGATGTTCTCAATTATCAGGATGTTCCTTACCTGATGTCTCCGTTACATAAAGATTTCAAAGCAACCTATGACTTCCACGGAAAAGAAATAAAAGTATTTGCTAAAGAATACATTCAAAGAAAAAAAGACAGTCTGCTGGCTGAACCTAACGGTACAGAATATCTTCACCTTGTTTCTACAGGAAATACAGGAAGACAGAATATTTACATCAAACCGGGAGAGACAAAGTCTATCAACGGAACCCTGGTAACCTTTAACAGGGCAATTGATGGCGCTGTTGAATTCAAAAATGAAGGAGGGAAACTATTCATCAAAACTCCTGTAGATGCAAGCTATATGACCATGGCTACGCAAGCGACAGGAAATACGAAAAAAGATGAGTTCCAGCCTTTGGCATTGAGAAGTCTATATACCATTAACGAACTGAAACTGGTAGTTCCGGAAGGGCTTAAAAAAGGAAAGCTGATGGCTATTGAAGGAGACAGAAAGAAAGATGTTAACGTTCCGGATATGCTTCAGATCGAAATCCAGGGACCGAAAACAAAACAGATTGTAGATCTTTCTGTAGAAAAAGGCAACCCGAATGCGTATAAGCAGGTAACAATGGACGGTTTAAACATAATGGTAGGATTCGGGCCAAAAATATACAATACTCCTTTTGCTTTGAAACTGGATGATTTCGTAATGGAAACCTATCCGGGAAGTTCTTCACCAAGTGCTTACGAAAGTCACGTGAAAATCATTGATGAAGGAAAAGAAACCCCTTATAAAATCTATATGAACCACGTTCTGAATCATAAAGGGTACCGTTTCTTCCAGTCAAGCTTTGATCCTGACAGAATGGGAACCGTACTGTCTGTAAACCATGATTATTGGGGAACTTTAATTTCCTATATCGGATACGGAATGTTGTTTTTAGGAATGTTTGTGATTTTCTTCTGGAAAGGAACCCATTTCTGGAAATTAAATAAAATGCTGGCTGATGCTAATAAAAAGAAAGCAAAAGCTGTAACAATAGTACTATTATTCCTGAGTATAGGTTTGCAGGCGCAAAAGATTGAAACTCACGGGACCACAGACGGAAGCAGGGAACATATCCATGTAGAAGGCGACGGACACACGCATGCTCCTGCACCGGAAGCACAGTCAAGCCAAAATACTACCCCTAAACAAAATTCCCTGGCTGCTCCGCTGAGCAAAATGAGATCTATTTCTCCTGATGAGATCATCGCCAGAAATAAAATCAGCAAGGAACATGCTGACAAATTCGGATATCTTTTGGTTCAGAGTTTTGAGGGAAGAATTGTTCCTATCAATACAGAAGCGCTGGATGTTTTAAGAAAACTATACAAAAAGGACAAATTCAAAGGAACAGACGGAAAATACCTTACTGCCAACCAGTGGTTCCTTTCAGTAAATACAGATACACCAAGCTGGACAATGGTGCCTATGATCAAAGTAGGACCCAAAGGCGGAGACGAACTGAAAAATAAGACAAAAGCCAATGATGACGGATATACTTCGTTAATGAATCTTTTCCCGGCAGATGCCAATGGAAATTTAACGTATATCCTGGAACATGATTATAATACGGCTTTCCGTAAAAAACCGGCTGAACAGACGAATTATGATAAAGAAGTAATTGCCGTAAATGAAAGGGTTCAGATCTTTAATGAATTCTTCAGCGGACAATTTATGAGAATCGTTCCTGTGAAAAATGATGCCAATCATACATGGCATTCATGGCTGGATCAGAAATTTGAGCCGGATATGGAATCCCAGCAGGTAATGGGGCCTTATTTCGCAGAAGTTTTGGCAGCGCAGAAAACAGGAGACTGGAGCAAGGCCGATGCTGAATTGATTAAACTTTCAGATTATCAGCAAAAATGGGGTAAAGCGGTTGTTCCTGCTAAATCCAAAGTGGACCTTGAAGTCTTTATGAATAAAGCGGATATCAATTTTAAATTATTGATTTTCTATACGCTGGTTGGAGGACTTCTTTTGATCCTGGGATTTGTTGAATTATTCAGACCAAGCAAAATATTAAACAAGATTATCAAAACGATTATCGCCATTGGGTTAATCGGGTATACCTGTCATTTTCTGGGTCTTGTTGCGAGATGGTATATCTCAGGGCATGCTCCTTGGAGTAACGGATATGAAGCAATTATCTTTATCTCCTGGGTGGGGATTACTGCAGGTTTAATTCTTTACCGAAATTCCAACGCATTGATTCCTGCATCCGGATTTATGGTTGCGGTAATTATGATGGGGTTTGCACACGGAGGTTCAGCACTTGATCCGCAGATTACACCGCTTGTTCCGGTATTGAAGTCCTATTGGCTGATTGTTCACGTAGCTATTATTACATCAAGCTATGGTTTCTTCGCCTTGTCGATGATTATTGCTGTGATCTCATTGGTGTTCTATATTATTTCCAATAAAGAAACCTATAAAATCCACCATGATACTACCCTGAAGGAATTGGTTATCGTTTCCGAAATGTCACTGACAATAGGTCTTTTTGCTCTAACCGTTGGGAACTTCTTAGGAGGAATCTGGGCTAATGAATCCTGGGGAAGATACTGGAGCTGGGATCCTAAAGAAACATGGGCATTCATCTCAATTATGGTTTATGCTTTTGTATTGCATATGAGACTGGTGCCGGGGTTAAGAAGCAGATGGGCCTTTCACGTAGCGACCATGTTTGCATTCTGCTCTATGGTAATGACTTATTTTGGAGTGAATTATTACCTGAGCGGGCTCCATTCTTATGCCGCAGGAGATCCGGTACCGGTGCCGGCTTGGGTATACATTGGAATCTCAACAATGATTCTTCTGGCAGCCCTGTCTTATTTCAAGTTTAAAAATTTAACGAAGAAATAA
- a CDS encoding Crp/Fnr family transcriptional regulator: protein MYNLLYKNISRYINLPEENFKQFADLFQFKKIKRKEMVLKEGEYCLFEGFVQEGCFKVYYLNENGFEQTLYFAVEGWWITDLDSLINHVPCTLNIEAIEDSEVLMISKKDKEYLYETMPQVEKLFRIMNQQSSVALQRRILSLTGKTADKRYLEFLEKYPGLEQRLTQQQVASYLGITHEFLSKIRRKLL, encoded by the coding sequence ATGTACAATCTACTTTATAAAAATATCAGCAGGTATATCAATCTTCCGGAAGAAAATTTTAAACAATTTGCCGATTTGTTTCAGTTTAAAAAAATTAAGAGAAAAGAGATGGTTCTTAAAGAAGGAGAGTACTGTCTGTTTGAAGGATTTGTTCAGGAAGGATGTTTTAAGGTATATTATTTGAATGAAAACGGTTTTGAGCAAACCTTATACTTTGCTGTTGAAGGATGGTGGATTACGGACCTGGATAGTCTTATCAATCATGTTCCGTGCACGCTTAATATTGAAGCTATCGAAGACAGTGAGGTTCTGATGATTTCAAAAAAAGATAAAGAATACCTGTATGAAACAATGCCTCAGGTAGAAAAGCTTTTCAGGATAATGAACCAGCAATCATCGGTAGCGCTTCAAAGGAGAATCCTTTCTTTAACCGGTAAAACAGCGGATAAACGGTACCTGGAATTCCTGGAAAAATACCCGGGTCTGGAACAAAGGCTTACCCAGCAGCAGGTAGCTTCTTATTTGGGAATTACCCATGAATTTTTAAGTAAAATCAGGAGAAAACTCCTTTAA
- a CDS encoding cysteine hydrolase family protein, translated as MTTDNTALLIIDVQNDYFPGGKMPLEGSEQAGKNIRQLLDEFRKNKLPVIHIQHIATNEGADFFIPNTAGAEIHHLVSPEADEKIITKHFPNSFRETGLLEYLHSKKIKNLIITGMMTDVCVASTTRAAFDFGFNNVVIGDATATRDRELEGQVVKAAEVQRSFLAGLSALGNLYAEIVSTKDFLNGK; from the coding sequence ATGACAACAGACAACACTGCATTACTGATTATCGATGTACAGAATGATTATTTCCCGGGAGGAAAAATGCCACTGGAAGGCTCTGAACAGGCAGGTAAGAATATCCGGCAGCTTTTAGACGAATTCAGAAAGAATAAGCTTCCGGTGATTCATATCCAGCACATTGCAACTAATGAAGGAGCAGATTTTTTTATTCCCAACACCGCCGGAGCTGAGATACACCATTTAGTTTCTCCGGAAGCTGATGAAAAGATAATCACGAAACACTTTCCCAATAGTTTCAGAGAAACCGGTCTTTTAGAGTATTTGCATTCAAAAAAGATTAAAAATCTGATTATTACAGGCATGATGACAGACGTATGTGTAGCTTCTACAACCAGGGCCGCTTTTGATTTTGGCTTCAACAATGTGGTTATTGGTGATGCTACTGCGACCAGAGACAGGGAGCTGGAAGGACAGGTTGTAAAAGCTGCAGAGGTACAAAGATCTTTTTTGGCAGGATTGTCTGCTTTAGGAAATCTTTATGCTGAAATTGTCAGTACAAAAGATTTTTTAAACGGGAAATAG